One window from the genome of Streptomyces cadmiisoli encodes:
- a CDS encoding FAD-dependent oxidoreductase translates to MSVSPRSVPVSTVVETDVLIVGSGPAGASAALALSTYGVPNIVVTRYARLADTPRAHITNQRTMEVLRDLGVEQDVVALATPQPLMGDTTFCTSLAGEELGRVRSWGNDPLVQAAHELASPTRMCDMPQHIMEPVLVDAAVARGTKLRYQTEYLSHTQDAEGVTATVRDRLRGDTYEIRAKYLIGADGGRSRVAEDAGLPMGGQMGVAGSINIVFDADLTKYTAHRPSTLYWVLAPGATVGGIGAGLVRCVRPWNEWLIVWGYDVTAGAPDLTTEYAESIVRKLVGDDDIPITVKSSSAWTVNEMYAETYANGRVFCAGDAVHRHPPSNGLGSNTSVQDSYNLAWKLKYVLDGHAAPALLDSYTAERAPIGRQIVTRANQSIRETAPVFEALDGLDPQTPEQLWANIAARKDASEAAEKQRTRLREAIAFKVYEFNAHGVDLNQRYVSDAIVSDGTPDPGFDRDPELFHQPSSRPGAKLPHAWITSGSRTLSTLDTVDGGRFTLLTGIGGDDWVRAAKAQDIEVATVVIGPGQDHEDPYGDWARLRETSDGGALLVRPDGFVCFRHASAAANADEAHALLSDALRRVLGTT, encoded by the coding sequence ATGTCCGTTTCCCCCAGGAGCGTTCCCGTGTCCACAGTCGTCGAGACCGACGTCCTGATCGTCGGCAGCGGCCCCGCCGGCGCCTCGGCCGCCCTCGCCCTGAGCACCTACGGCGTGCCCAACATCGTCGTCACCCGCTACGCGCGCCTCGCCGACACACCCCGTGCGCACATCACCAACCAGCGCACCATGGAGGTACTGCGCGACCTCGGCGTCGAACAGGACGTCGTCGCCCTGGCGACGCCCCAGCCGCTGATGGGCGACACGACGTTCTGCACCAGCCTGGCGGGCGAGGAACTGGGCCGGGTCCGCTCCTGGGGCAACGACCCGCTGGTCCAGGCCGCGCACGAACTCGCCAGCCCCACGCGGATGTGCGACATGCCGCAGCACATCATGGAGCCGGTGCTCGTCGACGCGGCCGTGGCCCGCGGCACCAAGTTGCGCTACCAGACCGAGTACCTCTCCCACACCCAGGACGCCGAGGGCGTCACCGCGACGGTCCGCGACCGGCTGCGCGGCGACACCTACGAGATCCGCGCCAAGTACCTGATCGGCGCGGACGGCGGCCGTTCGCGGGTCGCCGAGGACGCCGGCCTGCCGATGGGCGGACAGATGGGCGTGGCCGGCAGCATCAACATCGTCTTCGACGCGGACCTGACGAAGTACACGGCTCACCGCCCGTCCACCCTGTACTGGGTCCTCGCGCCCGGCGCCACGGTCGGCGGCATCGGCGCGGGCCTGGTGCGCTGCGTACGCCCGTGGAACGAATGGCTGATCGTCTGGGGCTACGACGTCACCGCCGGTGCCCCCGACCTGACGACCGAGTACGCCGAGTCGATCGTGCGCAAGCTCGTCGGGGACGACGACATACCGATAACCGTCAAGTCGTCGTCAGCATGGACCGTGAACGAGATGTACGCCGAGACGTACGCCAACGGCCGTGTCTTCTGCGCCGGAGACGCCGTCCACCGCCACCCGCCGTCCAACGGCCTCGGCTCCAACACCTCCGTCCAGGACTCCTACAACCTGGCCTGGAAGCTCAAGTACGTCCTCGACGGTCACGCCGCGCCCGCGCTGCTGGACTCCTACACGGCCGAACGCGCCCCGATCGGCCGGCAGATCGTCACCCGCGCCAACCAGTCGATCCGCGAGACCGCACCCGTCTTCGAGGCGCTCGACGGGCTCGACCCGCAGACCCCCGAGCAGTTGTGGGCCAACATCGCCGCCCGCAAGGACGCCTCCGAGGCCGCCGAGAAGCAGCGCACCCGCCTGCGCGAGGCGATCGCCTTCAAGGTGTACGAGTTCAACGCGCACGGCGTCGACCTGAACCAGCGTTACGTCTCGGACGCGATCGTGTCCGACGGCACCCCCGACCCGGGCTTCGACCGTGACCCGGAGCTGTTCCACCAGCCCTCCAGCCGCCCCGGCGCCAAGCTCCCGCACGCCTGGATCACCTCGGGCTCCCGCACCCTCTCCACCCTCGACACGGTCGACGGGGGCCGGTTCACCCTGCTGACGGGCATCGGCGGCGACGACTGGGTACGGGCCGCGAAGGCCCAGGACATCGAGGTCGCCACCGTGGTGATCGGACCCGGGCAGGACCACGAGGACCCGTACGGCGACTGGGCGCGCCTTCGGGAGACGTCCGACGGCGGCGCACTGCTCGTACGGCCCGACGGCTTCGTATGCTTCCGGCACGCGTCTGCCGCCGCGAACGCCGACGAGGCGCACGCACTCCTCTCGGACGCACTGCGGCGCGTCCTCGGAACCACGTGA
- a CDS encoding ArsR/SmtB family transcription factor, translating to MDELTDVAAAVADPVRREILVMLRHAPLTAGEIAARFSISRPAVSRHLRVLRESGLVRDEQHGRHRRYTLVHVPLARLSEWLVQFEGRRAPDWSRQLAALDTEVHRARRERGRSEPAGTPSTAQQKDTA from the coding sequence GTGGACGAACTGACCGACGTGGCCGCTGCCGTCGCCGATCCGGTGCGCCGGGAGATCCTGGTCATGTTGCGGCACGCCCCGCTGACGGCGGGCGAGATCGCCGCCCGGTTCTCCATCAGCCGCCCGGCGGTCAGCCGTCACCTGCGGGTACTCCGCGAGAGCGGGCTGGTGCGGGACGAGCAGCACGGGCGCCACCGGCGCTACACGCTCGTCCACGTCCCGCTCGCCCGCCTCAGCGAGTGGCTCGTCCAGTTCGAGGGCCGCCGGGCCCCGGACTGGTCCCGGCAGCTGGCGGCACTGGACACCGAGGTCCACCGGGCACGCCGGGAACGCGGCCGATCCGAGCCCGCCGGCACCCCGAGCACAGCACAACAGAAGGACACCGCATGA
- a CDS encoding intradiol ring-cleavage dioxygenase, which yields MTDDVNGTGVTREAVASLAATADPRLRELLTGLVRHLHDFARETRLTQAEWEQAIGFLTATGQACTDTRQEFILLSDVFGVSMLVETLGGERPPGTTESTVLGPFHLTESPPRALGDDIDLVGGGEPCVISGRVLSEDGTPLPGAVLDVWQADGDGHYDVQQPESQPPGNGRGVFTADDKGRFWFRTCVPAPYPIPTDGPVGELLRATGRHPYRPAHIHFIATAPGHTPVTTHIFVAGSDYLDSDAVFAVKQSLVQDFTDTDDPALAGEFGVPNPFRHARFDLVLEQTS from the coding sequence ATGACCGACGACGTGAACGGAACCGGCGTCACGAGGGAGGCCGTCGCCAGTCTGGCCGCGACCGCCGACCCACGACTGCGCGAACTGCTCACCGGCCTCGTCCGCCATCTGCACGACTTCGCGCGCGAGACCCGGTTGACGCAGGCGGAGTGGGAGCAGGCGATCGGCTTCCTCACGGCGACGGGACAGGCCTGCACCGACACCCGGCAGGAGTTCATCCTGCTGTCGGACGTGTTCGGTGTCTCCATGCTGGTGGAGACCCTCGGCGGCGAACGGCCGCCCGGCACCACCGAGTCGACCGTGCTGGGCCCCTTCCACCTGACCGAGTCCCCGCCGCGCGCACTGGGCGACGACATCGACCTGGTGGGCGGCGGCGAACCCTGTGTGATCAGCGGCCGGGTCCTGTCCGAGGACGGCACCCCGCTGCCCGGCGCGGTCCTGGACGTGTGGCAGGCGGACGGCGACGGCCACTACGACGTGCAGCAGCCGGAGTCACAGCCCCCGGGCAACGGACGCGGGGTGTTCACCGCCGACGACAAGGGCCGGTTCTGGTTCCGCACCTGCGTGCCCGCGCCGTACCCGATCCCCACCGACGGCCCCGTCGGCGAGCTGCTGCGCGCCACCGGCCGGCATCCCTACCGCCCCGCCCACATCCACTTCATCGCCACGGCACCGGGGCACACGCCCGTCACCACGCACATCTTCGTGGCCGGCAGCGACTACCTGGACTCCGACGCCGTGTTCGCGGTCAAGCAGAGCCTCGTGCAGGACTTCACCGACACCGACGACCCGGCACTGGCCGGTGAGTTCGGAGTGCCGAACCCGTTCCGGCACGCCCGCTTCGACCTGGTCCTGGAACAGACGTCATGA
- a CDS encoding SRPBCC family protein → MTLEPSGRLVPTATGHDLILTRTYRASAEDVWASVTEPERTARWFGPWRGEGAPGRTIEVQMVFEESDDWIPVRIDACEAPRRLAVSTQGESGSWSLELLVAESDGVTELRLVHHLTSREHLGETGPGWEYYLDMLTAARTGGPRPDFADYYPAQKAYFESLG, encoded by the coding sequence ATGACTCTCGAACCCTCCGGCCGGCTCGTCCCCACGGCGACGGGCCACGACCTGATCCTCACCCGCACCTACCGCGCCTCCGCCGAGGACGTCTGGGCGAGCGTCACCGAGCCGGAGCGCACCGCGCGCTGGTTCGGCCCGTGGCGCGGCGAGGGGGCTCCCGGCCGCACCATCGAAGTGCAGATGGTGTTCGAGGAGTCGGACGACTGGATCCCGGTCCGGATCGACGCCTGCGAGGCACCGCGCCGGCTCGCGGTCTCGACGCAGGGCGAATCCGGCTCCTGGTCACTGGAGCTGCTGGTGGCCGAGAGCGACGGCGTCACGGAGCTCCGACTGGTCCACCACCTCACCTCCAGGGAACACCTCGGGGAGACCGGACCGGGCTGGGAGTACTACCTGGACATGCTCACCGCGGCCCGCACGGGCGGACCCCGACCCGACTTCGCGGACTACTACCCCGCGCAGAAGGCGTACTTCGAGTCACTGGGCTGA
- a CDS encoding helix-turn-helix domain-containing protein: protein MTTTQQAPVGLAVPTLRRARERFLAGQPLPDGVPDEVVAAWRRARFFGVPRDLRETSAGPPPREPSALLAAARPVLERIAPALDGDGTLLLLTDERLRVLWSAGSLDGEEACADLSERAVGHNSAALALRTRRRGEVHGPEHFLDRWQEVSAVSVPVLAPDGAQALGTLTVATGMRAGCRPHPQAALVEGATAAVEAELLARAGQTERVLLDAYLRATRTPDGAVVAVLDGRNRLISAEAERVLTPEVLQALERTAVAARRGNETAEPVLPDTAACTARITQVRQDGAVVGIVAALRPLREPVRAIMPSAGLTLTGSSVAWRYAVGRAVELARTPEPLLLTGERGTGKTTLARELLAGHAVRIVDAAERVELGCPPADLVDGRALLIRHAERMAQPAVAALNSLLDTHPHMWLLVTYTPGTQPGPCLQRLLDQLGARSVTLPALRERAEDIRQLLRALTPRSAPGRPPLTWTLDALRALERYPWPGNVTELGRVVKALAEDRRVTGPVRRSELPEAVREGPAPRQLSPMEHAERVTILEALHRHGGNKTRAAAALGIGRATLYRKLRGYLG, encoded by the coding sequence GTGACCACCACACAACAAGCCCCCGTCGGCCTCGCGGTCCCCACACTGCGCAGGGCACGCGAGAGGTTCCTGGCTGGGCAACCGCTGCCCGACGGCGTACCCGACGAGGTCGTCGCCGCCTGGCGGCGCGCCCGGTTCTTCGGTGTGCCGCGCGATCTGCGGGAGACGTCGGCCGGGCCGCCGCCGCGCGAGCCGTCGGCGCTGCTCGCCGCGGCCCGCCCGGTACTCGAACGCATCGCCCCCGCCCTGGACGGCGACGGGACGCTCCTGTTGCTCACCGACGAGCGGCTGCGCGTGCTCTGGAGCGCGGGAAGCCTCGACGGGGAGGAAGCCTGCGCGGACCTGTCCGAGCGGGCGGTCGGCCACAACAGCGCGGCGCTCGCGCTGCGTACGAGGCGCCGCGGCGAGGTGCACGGACCCGAGCACTTCCTGGACCGCTGGCAGGAGGTGTCCGCGGTCAGCGTTCCCGTGCTCGCACCGGACGGTGCCCAGGCGCTCGGCACACTGACCGTCGCGACCGGGATGCGCGCGGGCTGCCGGCCGCACCCCCAGGCCGCACTCGTGGAGGGGGCCACCGCCGCGGTCGAGGCCGAACTGCTGGCCCGCGCGGGGCAGACCGAACGCGTCCTGCTCGACGCCTATCTGCGGGCCACCCGGACGCCGGACGGCGCAGTCGTCGCCGTGCTCGACGGCCGCAACCGCCTGATCAGCGCCGAGGCGGAGCGGGTGCTGACGCCCGAGGTGCTGCAGGCGCTGGAGCGTACGGCGGTGGCCGCACGACGCGGCAACGAGACGGCCGAGCCGGTGCTGCCGGACACGGCGGCATGCACCGCGCGCATCACGCAGGTGCGACAGGACGGGGCCGTCGTGGGGATCGTGGCGGCACTGCGGCCGCTGCGCGAACCGGTACGGGCGATCATGCCCTCCGCCGGGCTCACCCTGACCGGTTCCTCCGTCGCCTGGCGCTACGCGGTCGGACGCGCCGTCGAACTGGCCCGCACCCCCGAACCGCTGCTGCTGACCGGTGAGCGCGGCACCGGGAAGACGACACTCGCGAGGGAACTCCTGGCCGGCCACGCCGTACGGATCGTCGACGCGGCGGAGCGCGTCGAACTCGGCTGCCCGCCCGCCGACCTCGTGGACGGCCGCGCCCTGCTGATCCGGCACGCCGAGCGGATGGCGCAGCCCGCAGTCGCCGCCCTGAACTCGCTGCTCGACACGCACCCGCACATGTGGCTGCTGGTCACCTACACACCCGGCACACAGCCCGGCCCCTGCCTGCAACGCCTGCTGGACCAGCTCGGCGCCCGCTCGGTCACCCTCCCGGCACTACGGGAACGCGCCGAGGACATACGGCAGTTGCTGCGGGCCCTGACCCCGCGCTCCGCCCCGGGCCGACCGCCGCTGACCTGGACGCTGGACGCCCTGCGCGCGCTGGAGCGCTACCCGTGGCCCGGGAACGTCACCGAACTCGGCCGGGTCGTCAAAGCGTTGGCGGAGGACCGCCGGGTCACGGGACCGGTGCGCCGGTCCGAACTGCCGGAAGCCGTGCGCGAAGGGCCCGCCCCGCGGCAGCTCAGCCCCATGGAGCACGCCGAACGCGTCACGATCCTGGAGGCGCTGCACCGCCACGGGGGCAACAAGACACGCGCGGCGGCGGCGCTGGGGATCGGGCGCGCGACGCTGTACCGCAAACTGCGCGGCTATCTCGGCTGA
- a CDS encoding maleylacetate reductase, whose product MSLSPTDFSYDSPPVRVVFRPGAALTAPPEEAERLGLRRLLVVSGSRGESTARAVADSLGDRCAGLHTDARMHVPVEIAVRAVEVAREVRADGIVAVGGGSSIGLGKAIALDTGLPLIAIPSTYSGSEMTPVWGRTEDGVKHTGRDPVVRPRSVVYDPRLTLSLPVALTVTSGINALAHAVEALYAPDTSPLVGLMAEDGVRAMTRALPRLAADPEDIDARSQALYAAWLCGTCLGATTMGLHHKLCHVLGGSFGLPHAETHTVVLPYALAHNAPAAPQALTALRRALGTQDVPHALWELAGRLGAPRTLAELGLGEQDLAAAAEQVTGRPYANPRPVTTQEVLELLRAAHQGREPGTAATVS is encoded by the coding sequence ATGAGCCTGTCCCCCACGGACTTCTCCTACGACAGCCCGCCCGTGCGGGTCGTCTTCCGGCCCGGCGCGGCCCTCACCGCGCCGCCGGAGGAGGCCGAACGGCTCGGTCTGCGGCGTCTGCTGGTGGTCAGCGGCAGCCGCGGTGAGTCCACGGCGCGGGCGGTCGCGGACTCCCTGGGCGACCGCTGTGCGGGACTGCACACCGACGCCCGGATGCACGTGCCCGTCGAGATCGCCGTCCGAGCGGTGGAGGTCGCCCGTGAGGTCCGGGCCGACGGGATCGTCGCGGTCGGCGGCGGCTCCTCGATCGGGCTCGGCAAGGCGATCGCGCTGGACACCGGACTGCCGCTGATCGCGATCCCCTCCACCTACTCGGGGTCGGAGATGACCCCGGTCTGGGGCCGCACCGAGGACGGCGTCAAGCACACCGGCCGGGACCCGGTGGTCCGGCCCCGCAGCGTGGTCTACGACCCGCGGCTCACGCTGTCCCTCCCCGTCGCCCTCACCGTGACCAGCGGCATCAACGCGCTCGCGCACGCCGTCGAGGCGCTCTACGCACCCGACACCTCGCCGCTGGTCGGGCTGATGGCGGAGGACGGTGTACGGGCGATGACGCGCGCGCTGCCGCGGCTCGCCGCGGACCCGGAGGACATCGACGCGCGGAGTCAGGCGCTGTACGCGGCGTGGCTGTGCGGGACGTGCCTCGGCGCGACCACCATGGGGCTGCACCACAAGCTGTGCCACGTGCTCGGCGGCTCCTTCGGACTGCCGCACGCCGAGACCCACACGGTGGTGCTGCCGTACGCACTCGCCCACAACGCGCCCGCCGCGCCGCAGGCACTCACCGCTCTGCGCCGGGCACTCGGCACACAGGACGTGCCGCACGCCCTGTGGGAACTGGCCGGCCGCCTCGGCGCGCCCCGCACCCTCGCCGAACTCGGCCTCGGCGAGCAGGACCTGGCCGCGGCCGCCGAGCAGGTGACGGGCCGGCCCTACGCGAATCCGCGCCCGGTGACCACGCAGGAAGTCCTGGAGCTGCTACGGGCGGCGCACCAGGGACGGGAGCCGGGCACGGCGGCGACCGTCTCGTAA